One part of the Alistipes onderdonkii genome encodes these proteins:
- a CDS encoding tail fiber domain-containing protein: MERYNGYMTNWEGWAHCWKFGNRMIKFDLGPADSRVSSNSDKLVLYDTENGGFIDLYARNVYTNSDAASKTNIQSLGSATATLTQLRPVSFEWADKAHYFKTSRRSTGVSNPKEMGFIAQEIEQVLPDIVAVDCEGHRVVNYSALIPLLTKSIQELNSQIETLKAEIEALKSGK; encoded by the coding sequence ATGGAGCGTTACAACGGATATATGACCAACTGGGAGGGCTGGGCGCATTGCTGGAAATTCGGGAATCGAATGATTAAATTCGACCTCGGCCCCGCAGATTCGCGCGTTTCCAGCAACTCCGACAAACTCGTACTCTACGATACGGAGAACGGCGGTTTCATCGACCTGTACGCCCGCAACGTCTATACGAACTCCGACGCTGCGTCGAAAACAAATATCCAGTCGTTAGGCAGCGCAACGGCAACCCTCACGCAACTGCGTCCCGTGTCGTTCGAATGGGCCGATAAGGCGCATTATTTCAAGACCAGCCGACGTTCGACGGGCGTTTCCAATCCCAAAGAAATGGGATTCATTGCCCAGGAGATCGAGCAGGTACTTCCCGACATCGTGGCCGTGGATTGCGAGGGCCACCGTGTCGTAAATTACAGCGCATTGATTCCTCTGCTTACCAAGTCGATTCAGGAGCTTAACAGCCAGATCGAAACTCTGAAAGCAGAAATCGAAGCGCTCAAATCCGGAAAATAA